From the genome of Populus alba chromosome 10, ASM523922v2, whole genome shotgun sequence, one region includes:
- the LOC118061565 gene encoding enoyl-CoA delta isomerase 2, peroxisomal, translated as MCTLEKTGTNIFILTLTGADEHRLNPTLIDSILSALRQAKSQATKGSVLITRSRGKFFSNGFDLAWAQAASSKPKATERLHHMVELLKPVVAELISLPMPTIAAVNGHAAAAGLILALSHDYIHMKRDRGVLYMSEVDIGLPFPDYFTALFRAKVGSPSVLRDVLLRGAKVKGDEAVRRGIVEAAHDNEERLSEATMRLGEQLASRKWLGEIYKEIRKSLYPELCGVLGLDHLIIAKL; from the coding sequence ATGTGCACATTAGAGAAAACCGGCACCAACATCTTCATTTTAACATTAACCGGCGCCGATGAGCACCGTTTAAACCCCACTCTTATCGACTCCATCCTCTCCGCTCTCCGCCAAGCCAAATCGCAAGCCACTAAAGGCTCGGTTCTAATCACAAGATCGCGGGGCAAGTTCTTCTCCAACGGCTTCGATCTAGCCTGGGCTCAAGCCGCCAGCTCCAAGCCCAAAGCAACTGAGCGTCTACATCACATGGTGGAACTTCTCAAGCCGGTGGTAGCCGAGCTAATCTCTCTCCCTATGCCAACCATCGCGGCAGTCAACGGCCACGCAGCCGCCGCGGGGCTGATCCTGGCTCTGAGTCATGACTACATCCACATGAAGAGAGATAGAGGTGTACTGTACATGAGCGAGGTTGATATTGGGCTTCCGTTTCCTGATTACTTCACGGCCCTTTTCAGGGCCAAGGTGGGATCGCCTTCGGTTCTACGCGATGTGTTGTTGAGAGGAGCCAAGGTTAAGGGAGACGAGGCGGTGAGGAGGGGGATTGTGGAGGCGGCACACGATAACGAGGAGAGGTTGAGTGAGGCTACGATGCGCCTAGGCGAACAGTTGGCGTCGAGAAAATGGCTTGGCGAGATTTACAAGGAGATAAGGAAGAGTTTGTATCCAGAGTTATGTGGCGTGCTTGGATTGGACCATCTAATAATTGCTAAACTCTGA
- the LOC118061564 gene encoding uncharacterized protein At4g14450, chloroplastic, with the protein MANTLRNNNSAAARSQPSRLQRRRPASLQISPAPPSSSCWKVAIPLLSPLITSPTAMDMKSREDPQPPPRSQGSEGEKPVVFTKWQHPAAPLCYEPAKFKPSFSVPV; encoded by the coding sequence ATGGCAAATACACTTCGAAATAACAACTCCGCCGCAGCTCGGTCGCAGCCCAGCCGGCTCCAGCGACGGAGACCAGCGTCCTTGCAGATCAGTCCagctcctccttcttcttcctgttGGAAAGTTGCGATTCCTCTCTTGTCTCCGCTTATTACTTCGCCTACCGCGATGGATATGAAGTCTCGGGAGGATCCGCAACCACCGCCGAGGAGTCAGGGATCCGAGGGGGAGAAGCCAGTGGTGTTCACGAAGTGGCAGCACCCGGCGGCTCCTTTATGTTACGAGCCGGCTAAGTTTAAGCCCTCATTTTCTGTGCCAGTATAG